One Psychrobacillus glaciei genomic region harbors:
- the pgeF gene encoding peptidoglycan editing factor PgeF has product MKTNIYLNNEKFITGITMKDEEEHEDNNMALHVCENPENIIENRKKLATFLDCDLDTFVCANQTHSSNFHQVTLNDIGRGAVRMDNAIADTDALYTYEPNLVLCNFTADCVPVIFYNEVNGLIGVIHSGWQGTVKEISLKLFDHLKQVEHCNPNDLHVQIGAALSQEKFEVDEDVYVKFKHLGYTDEFIYYNDQTHKYHIDNQQTVKKQCELAGIPSDQITIDPTCTYLHPDGYSYRQDKKSGRHLSFIMKKRIEGELNG; this is encoded by the coding sequence ATGAAAACAAACATATACTTAAATAATGAGAAATTTATAACTGGAATAACTATGAAAGATGAAGAGGAACATGAAGACAACAACATGGCTCTTCATGTCTGCGAAAACCCTGAAAATATAATTGAAAATCGCAAGAAATTAGCTACTTTTTTGGATTGCGATTTAGATACCTTCGTTTGTGCAAATCAAACACATAGCTCAAATTTTCATCAAGTTACGCTTAATGACATAGGGAGAGGCGCTGTACGAATGGATAACGCGATTGCCGATACAGACGCCCTTTATACGTATGAGCCAAATCTGGTTTTGTGCAACTTTACTGCAGATTGTGTACCAGTGATTTTTTATAATGAAGTGAACGGGTTAATTGGCGTAATTCATTCTGGGTGGCAAGGAACAGTTAAAGAAATCTCCTTGAAACTTTTTGATCATTTAAAACAAGTGGAACATTGTAATCCAAATGATTTACATGTCCAGATTGGTGCAGCACTGAGCCAGGAAAAATTTGAAGTCGATGAAGATGTATATGTAAAATTTAAACATCTTGGCTATACAGATGAATTTATCTATTACAATGATCAAACCCACAAGTATCACATTGACAATCAGCAAACAGTGAAAAAGCAATGTGAACTGGCAGGCATTCCATCGGATCAAATTACCATTGATCCAACTTGTACTTATTTGCATCCAGATGGTTACTCTTATCGTCAAGACAAAAAAAGTGGAAGACATCTGAGTTTTATAATGAAAAAAAGGATTGAAGGAGAATTGAATGGCTAA
- a CDS encoding YgaP family membrane protein yields the protein MTQTQQNISSRSAYTRFMLGSMMTAYGTVRLMRDSKSRSGQVLILLGSMKAAEGATRFCPRKAMGSSITNSNMMQKMKSDNASQGALAGASMNSATPSGENTPDNSNNKMSGNIMQMVGKIVQMLTVGNTSQSTEASAQNMGSTHSMSGASGQDTTSGNIAQTIGNMAQQMTNGTTSQTISKITQKVAPQVGQIMKDVASMTGSQTVSGTNNSGKQNSGTNGNTKKEASGNSNGTMNANSGASKSASASKHNENKQAASSNDNKEQKANTTNPNKGGSTANKSNLTNVESTAIKAASKTTDQNATSSNILQ from the coding sequence ATGACACAAACACAACAAAACATCAGTTCAAGAAGTGCATATACCCGTTTCATGTTGGGCTCAATGATGACTGCATACGGTACCGTAAGACTTATGCGTGATTCGAAAAGCAGAAGTGGACAAGTGCTCATCTTGTTAGGTTCAATGAAAGCTGCGGAAGGGGCAACAAGATTTTGCCCGAGAAAGGCAATGGGTTCATCAATAACGAATAGTAATATGATGCAAAAAATGAAAAGTGACAACGCTTCTCAAGGTGCATTAGCAGGTGCTTCAATGAATAGCGCTACTCCATCTGGAGAAAACACTCCGGATAATAGCAATAACAAAATGAGTGGAAACATTATGCAAATGGTAGGAAAAATTGTTCAAATGTTAACTGTCGGAAATACCTCTCAAAGTACAGAGGCAAGTGCACAAAATATGGGGAGCACTCATAGCATGAGCGGCGCTTCAGGGCAAGATACTACGAGTGGTAATATCGCTCAAACTATAGGAAATATGGCACAACAAATGACGAACGGAACTACATCCCAAACAATTAGTAAAATTACCCAAAAAGTTGCTCCACAAGTTGGGCAAATAATGAAAGACGTAGCTAGCATGACCGGATCACAAACGGTCAGTGGAACGAATAATAGCGGAAAACAAAACTCTGGGACGAATGGAAATACGAAGAAAGAGGCAAGCGGAAACTCAAATGGTACAATGAATGCAAATAGTGGTGCTTCGAAATCAGCTTCCGCTTCTAAACATAATGAGAACAAGCAAGCTGCTTCCTCAAATGATAATAAGGAGCAAAAAGCAAATACAACAAATCCAAATAAGGGTGGTAGTACCGCCAATAAATCGAACTTAACAAATGTAGAATCAACAGCAATAAAAGCCGCTTCAAAAACAACTGATCAAAACGCAACTTCGTCCAATATTCTACAATAA
- a CDS encoding transcriptional regulator SplA domain-containing protein encodes MLSNYNAGDVVYIFYRNPHIQNVANIQEAAVVNSPDNPNELALFLYETYYPLSTEMAIYANEAEAEHAYRQYFH; translated from the coding sequence TTGCTTAGTAATTACAATGCGGGAGACGTAGTTTATATTTTTTATCGAAATCCACATATCCAAAATGTAGCTAATATACAAGAAGCGGCCGTAGTAAATAGCCCGGATAATCCGAATGAATTAGCTCTTTTTCTTTATGAAACTTATTACCCTTTATCAACTGAAATGGCCATCTATGCAAATGAAGCAGAAGCTGAACATGCGTATCGCCAGTATTTTCATTAA
- a CDS encoding alanine/glycine:cation symporter family protein, which produces MFMDALNWLVGPANDFIWTYVLIGVLLLIGAYFTIRTKFVQVRLFGEMFRLIVEKKEGENGVSPFQAFTISAASRVGTGNITGVALAIGIGGPGAVFWMWLIAIIGMSTAFIESTLAQVYKVKDGDTFRGGPAYYMQKALGMRKLGVVFAILLTLCFGFIFNAVQSNTISQSFSDVFGIPDWAIGLGLVLLSAVIIFGGVQRIVKVTQTIVPVMAILYIIVALYIMIMNITEVPAMFKLIIEHAFGIKEMVGGGIGAAMMQGIRRGLFSNEAGMGSVPNAAATANVSHPVKQGLVQSLGVFFDTIIICSATAFIILLADLYGTGEMDGILLTQASMAIHVGAWAPYFIAFAIMFFAFSSIIGNYYYGETNIEFINAHKSWMTVYRFAVLGMVMFGAMAKVSIVWSMADLFMGIMAILNLIVIFILGKVAYKALDDYSSQRKKGLNPVFKASTIPGIKGAECWEDEEEF; this is translated from the coding sequence ATGTTTATGGATGCACTTAATTGGCTAGTTGGCCCAGCAAATGATTTTATATGGACATACGTACTTATCGGCGTTCTTCTATTAATAGGGGCTTATTTTACAATTCGCACAAAATTCGTTCAAGTACGATTGTTTGGTGAAATGTTCCGCCTGATTGTTGAGAAGAAAGAAGGCGAAAATGGAGTTTCCCCGTTCCAGGCATTCACTATCAGTGCGGCATCTCGTGTAGGTACGGGTAATATTACGGGGGTGGCGCTTGCAATAGGGATTGGTGGACCTGGAGCGGTGTTCTGGATGTGGCTAATCGCAATTATTGGTATGTCCACAGCTTTCATAGAAAGTACGCTCGCGCAAGTCTATAAAGTGAAAGATGGAGATACTTTCCGTGGTGGACCTGCTTATTATATGCAAAAAGCGCTAGGAATGCGGAAACTCGGGGTTGTGTTTGCTATTCTTTTAACCCTTTGTTTTGGATTTATTTTCAATGCTGTGCAATCGAATACAATTAGTCAATCGTTCTCGGATGTCTTCGGAATTCCCGATTGGGCGATAGGTCTTGGCCTTGTTCTATTATCGGCAGTCATCATTTTTGGTGGAGTACAAAGAATTGTAAAAGTAACGCAGACAATTGTTCCAGTCATGGCAATTCTCTACATTATCGTGGCACTTTACATCATGATTATGAATATTACAGAAGTACCAGCTATGTTCAAACTAATAATTGAACATGCTTTCGGTATAAAGGAAATGGTCGGCGGAGGTATAGGTGCAGCAATGATGCAAGGGATACGTCGCGGATTGTTTTCAAATGAAGCAGGGATGGGAAGTGTGCCGAACGCAGCAGCCACTGCGAATGTGTCACACCCTGTAAAGCAAGGACTAGTTCAAAGCCTTGGCGTATTTTTTGATACAATTATTATCTGTTCAGCAACGGCTTTCATCATCCTGCTCGCCGATCTTTATGGTACTGGGGAAATGGATGGTATTCTCTTGACGCAAGCTTCGATGGCTATTCATGTAGGCGCATGGGCTCCGTATTTCATTGCCTTCGCGATCATGTTCTTCGCTTTTAGTTCAATTATAGGGAATTATTATTATGGAGAGACGAATATTGAATTCATTAATGCCCACAAATCTTGGATGACAGTTTACCGTTTCGCTGTACTTGGCATGGTTATGTTTGGTGCAATGGCAAAGGTAAGTATTGTCTGGAGCATGGCGGATTTATTCATGGGAATAATGGCGATATTAAACTTGATTGTTATTTTCATACTTGGTAAAGTTGCATATAAAGCGTTAGACGATTACTCAAGTCAGCGAAAAAAGGGTTTAAATCCAGTGTTTAAAGCAAGTACAATTCCAGGCATCAAAGGCGCTGAATGTTGGGAAGATGAGGAAGAGTTTTAA
- a CDS encoding monooxygenase family protein, whose protein sequence is MTGMIKELYTNKEALGFLSMESFFCHRTTVMIQYWRSTEDLLGYANGEKTFDSIEEFQ, encoded by the coding sequence ATGACTGGAATGATAAAAGAGCTTTATACGAACAAAGAAGCGTTAGGGTTTTTATCCATGGAAAGCTTTTTTTGCCATAGAACTACGGTAATGATTCAATATTGGCGTTCCACTGAAGATCTGCTTGGTTATGCGAATGGGGAAAAAACATTTGACAGCATAGAAGAATTTCAATAA
- a CDS encoding bifunctional transcriptional activator/DNA repair enzyme AdaA: MDDKVNLSFDEMWDKIIDCDKKYDGLFFTAVKTTKIYCRPSCRSRKPKKINVEFYFDINKVENAGFRACKRCQPEVNHSPHIELVRSVISFLVNHYKQKLVLQDIAKHAGVSAFYLERLFKQETTETPRTYLEKMRIDKAVHLLKCTDLTNLEICYDIGFQSPSNFYKVFRRLRNCSPSEYRNFIANELGDELV, from the coding sequence ATGGATGATAAAGTAAATCTTTCTTTTGATGAAATGTGGGATAAAATCATAGATTGCGATAAAAAATATGATGGGCTTTTTTTTACTGCAGTGAAAACAACAAAAATATACTGTCGACCATCGTGTAGATCTAGAAAGCCGAAAAAGATAAATGTGGAATTCTACTTTGACATCAATAAAGTAGAAAATGCTGGTTTTCGTGCTTGTAAAAGATGCCAGCCAGAAGTCAACCATTCCCCGCATATTGAACTTGTTAGAAGTGTAATTTCCTTTTTAGTCAACCATTATAAACAAAAGTTGGTTCTACAGGATATTGCAAAACATGCTGGTGTAAGTGCCTTTTATCTGGAACGACTATTTAAACAAGAAACTACAGAAACTCCCCGTACGTATTTGGAAAAAATGAGAATTGATAAAGCGGTACATCTGCTAAAATGCACAGATCTTACAAATCTTGAAATTTGTTATGACATTGGATTTCAAAGTCCCTCAAACTTTTATAAAGTGTTTCGCCGATTACGAAATTGTTCACCTAGTGAATATCGAAATTTTATCGCTAATGAGCTGGGGGATGAGTTGGTTTGA
- a CDS encoding DedA family protein, producing MHKIFHIIQSIDTELSHYIGLYGRQIYIILFIIIFAKTAYVVLTFLPGDATLFASGAIAAIGHLNFRLLLILFFIATVTGDAQNYFIGNKLGHPNKKTKKFSPLNLISKKSIEKTNTFLITHGKFAIMFSRFVPLLSTTLPFFSGFTHYSFKRFITYNMIGAALWTLTWVSAGYVLGNISWVDHHLSLSLLGITFVSFIPPLIVFAIEYSKKKKVVTKVLEI from the coding sequence TTGCACAAAATCTTTCACATAATACAGTCCATTGATACAGAATTGAGTCATTATATTGGACTTTACGGCAGACAAATATACATAATATTATTTATTATTATTTTTGCAAAAACGGCTTATGTCGTCTTGACCTTTTTACCAGGAGACGCCACTCTGTTTGCAAGTGGTGCAATTGCAGCTATTGGTCATTTGAATTTCCGATTACTATTAATACTCTTTTTCATTGCGACAGTTACTGGGGATGCTCAAAATTATTTCATTGGTAATAAGCTTGGCCATCCCAACAAAAAAACAAAAAAATTCTCCCCACTGAATCTCATATCTAAAAAGTCAATTGAAAAAACAAATACATTTTTAATCACGCATGGTAAATTTGCTATTATGTTTTCCCGTTTTGTGCCATTACTTAGTACAACACTGCCATTCTTTAGTGGCTTTACACACTATTCTTTCAAACGTTTTATAACATACAATATGATTGGTGCCGCTTTATGGACACTCACTTGGGTAAGCGCAGGCTATGTACTTGGTAATATATCATGGGTGGATCATCACTTATCATTGTCTCTTTTAGGTATTACGTTTGTCAGTTTTATCCCACCATTAATTGTGTTTGCAATAGAATATTCGAAAAAGAAAAAGGTTGTCACAAAAGTTTTGGAAATATAA
- a CDS encoding monooxygenase family protein, whose protein sequence is MGNNDAVGIYHETYELKKGHYETVYGNMPLYGLGKAMKHISNCC, encoded by the coding sequence ATAGGTAACAATGATGCGGTTGGAATTTATCACGAAACCTATGAGCTTAAAAAGGGACATTACGAAACGGTGTATGGAAATATGCCTCTATATGGTTTGGGAAAGGCCATGAAACATATTTCCAATTGCTGCTGA
- the splB gene encoding spore photoproduct lyase yields MKKPFTPQLVYFEPNALEYPLGKELKEKFEKMGTEIRYTTSHNQVRDLPGENDFQKYRIAKSTLVVGIRKTLKFDTSKPSAEYAIPFATGCMGHCHYCYLQTTMGSKPYIRTYVNVEEILEAADRYMEERAPDITRFEASCTSDIVGIDHLTHTLKRAIEHFGQTELGRLRFVTKFHYVDHLLDAKHNGKTRFRFSVNADYVIKNFEPGTSSLANRIEAAGKVARAGYPLGFIVAPIYLHEGWEEGYYHLFERLDAELPMDARDDITFEFIQHRFTKPAKKVIEKNYPMTKLELDETARRYKWGKYGIGKYIYQKEEEEDIKEHLYGYMKKFFPKAKLEYFT; encoded by the coding sequence ATGAAAAAACCATTTACACCACAGCTTGTATATTTTGAACCAAATGCATTGGAATATCCACTTGGGAAAGAACTAAAAGAAAAATTTGAAAAGATGGGAACAGAAATTCGATATACGACTTCCCATAATCAAGTTCGAGATCTACCCGGTGAGAATGATTTTCAAAAGTATCGTATTGCCAAATCCACTCTCGTCGTGGGAATTCGGAAAACCCTTAAGTTTGATACGTCCAAACCTTCAGCTGAATATGCTATACCATTTGCTACAGGTTGTATGGGCCATTGTCATTATTGTTATTTACAAACAACCATGGGAAGCAAGCCATACATTCGTACATATGTGAATGTGGAAGAAATCTTGGAAGCCGCTGATCGTTATATGGAAGAGCGTGCCCCTGACATTACTCGATTTGAAGCATCTTGTACTTCTGATATTGTTGGGATTGATCACTTAACACATACATTAAAAAGAGCAATCGAGCATTTTGGTCAAACTGAACTTGGTAGGTTGAGATTTGTAACGAAATTTCATTATGTTGACCATTTACTAGATGCCAAACATAACGGAAAGACCAGATTTCGTTTCAGTGTAAATGCTGATTATGTCATTAAAAACTTTGAACCTGGGACATCTTCTTTAGCTAATCGAATAGAAGCGGCAGGAAAAGTAGCGAGAGCCGGTTATCCGCTTGGTTTCATAGTAGCTCCAATTTACCTTCATGAAGGATGGGAGGAAGGTTATTATCATCTGTTTGAGCGGCTTGATGCGGAACTTCCTATGGATGCAAGAGATGATATTACATTTGAATTCATTCAACACCGTTTTACAAAGCCCGCTAAAAAAGTAATCGAAAAGAACTATCCTATGACCAAATTAGAACTAGATGAAACCGCAAGAAGATATAAATGGGGAAAGTATGGAATAGGTAAATACATTTACCAAAAAGAGGAAGAAGAAGATATAAAAGAACATCTTTATGGGTATATGAAAAAATTTTTCCCGAAGGCTAAACTTGAATATTTTACGTGA
- a CDS encoding alpha/beta-type small acid-soluble spore protein — protein MSKKNKILVPSARKELDKLKARVMKDIGYDVDINNPDHVKYEIAEELNIPLSKGYNGKLTSEQAGKIGGPIGGNMVKEMIRMAQEQMTRK, from the coding sequence ATGTCAAAAAAAAATAAAATATTAGTGCCTTCCGCTCGTAAAGAATTAGACAAACTTAAGGCACGAGTTATGAAAGATATCGGTTACGATGTTGATATAAACAATCCTGATCATGTAAAGTATGAAATTGCTGAAGAGTTAAATATTCCATTGAGTAAGGGATATAACGGCAAACTCACATCTGAACAGGCAGGAAAAATTGGAGGACCGATTGGCGGAAATATGGTGAAAGAAATGATAAGAATGGCTCAAGAACAAATGACAAGAAAATGA
- a CDS encoding isocitrate lyase/PEP mutase family protein: MTKIQEFNELHSSQELLFIGNAWDLLSALTLEKVGFKAIGTTSWGIANSLGYADGELIDFERHLGIIQTITENVKIPVSADIEAGYGEDSKTILENILRAADVGVAGINIEDSLKKQKGLRKLNEHCHLISEIRMALDNHGYKDFYINARTDTYFQMENPFFETIKRTKAYVESGASGIFVPGLMDDDEIKEITLNVNAPINVLSLPGLTNCNKLKELGVKRFSFGNALSDKILSFLEKNATQLMELKDTSFLYED; the protein is encoded by the coding sequence ATGACGAAAATTCAAGAATTTAATGAGCTTCATTCATCACAAGAACTATTATTTATAGGAAATGCATGGGATCTATTATCAGCCTTAACGCTCGAGAAAGTAGGATTCAAAGCGATTGGTACAACAAGTTGGGGAATTGCTAACTCACTAGGATACGCAGATGGTGAATTAATTGATTTTGAAAGGCATCTTGGAATCATCCAAACGATTACAGAGAATGTTAAAATCCCCGTTTCAGCAGACATTGAGGCTGGCTATGGTGAAGACTCGAAAACTATTCTAGAGAATATATTAAGGGCGGCAGATGTTGGAGTTGCAGGTATCAATATAGAGGATTCACTCAAAAAACAAAAGGGACTAAGAAAATTAAATGAACATTGTCACCTTATATCAGAAATTAGAATGGCGTTAGACAATCATGGTTATAAAGATTTTTATATTAATGCTAGAACAGATACATATTTTCAAATGGAAAATCCATTCTTTGAAACAATAAAAAGAACAAAGGCTTATGTGGAAAGTGGGGCTAGTGGAATATTTGTCCCTGGATTGATGGATGATGATGAGATAAAAGAGATCACGTTGAATGTAAACGCTCCAATCAATGTATTATCTTTACCTGGACTAACGAATTGTAATAAGCTTAAAGAATTAGGAGTTAAACGATTTAGCTTTGGAAATGCATTATCTGATAAGATTCTTTCTTTTTTAGAAAAGAATGCGACACAATTAATGGAATTAAAAGACACTTCATTTTTATATGAGGACTAA
- a CDS encoding Gfo/Idh/MocA family protein, with protein sequence MTKTTFALIGTGVVGERIINQILAHPNCQIVSVFDENKTRLKEISTKYQLPVVETLEELFQSQPNWVYIGTPPVSHAPLAEQIAAHGFNILSEKPLAHDTQDGIRMVKAADEAKVHTAMHFPLMYSPEVHDLKKAITTDSLGDIVRIELHTYFPHWPRKWQQNPWIASREQGGFIREIFPHYLQVLYHLFGDFSISSHETTYPENEQLCETGVTALAKTESGIPIVLNSIAGIGQEELLEFKVIGTKKVMTIRNWSELWVSEKDEKAVHIISDSKPESLLEACHGLINGKESLVVSFEEGLKVQEWIDKLLK encoded by the coding sequence ATGACTAAAACTACTTTTGCGTTAATTGGAACTGGAGTTGTTGGAGAGCGAATTATTAATCAAATTTTGGCTCATCCTAATTGCCAAATCGTATCCGTATTCGACGAGAACAAAACAAGACTAAAGGAAATCTCGACAAAGTATCAACTTCCTGTTGTTGAAACATTAGAGGAACTTTTTCAATCACAACCGAATTGGGTTTATATTGGAACACCGCCCGTAAGTCATGCTCCTTTGGCAGAACAAATAGCTGCACATGGTTTTAATATCCTTTCTGAAAAGCCTCTAGCACACGATACGCAAGATGGCATCCGGATGGTAAAAGCAGCAGATGAAGCTAAAGTTCATACAGCGATGCATTTTCCTTTAATGTACAGTCCTGAAGTACATGATCTAAAAAAAGCGATTACTACAGATTCACTTGGCGATATTGTTCGTATTGAGCTACATACATACTTCCCACACTGGCCAAGAAAATGGCAACAAAATCCGTGGATAGCCTCAAGAGAACAAGGAGGTTTCATAAGAGAAATATTTCCACATTATCTGCAAGTCTTGTATCACCTATTCGGTGATTTTTCGATTTCTTCCCATGAGACGACCTACCCAGAAAATGAACAACTATGCGAAACAGGTGTTACGGCTTTGGCTAAAACAGAAAGTGGAATACCAATTGTTTTGAATAGCATAGCAGGAATTGGACAGGAAGAACTTCTAGAGTTTAAGGTTATTGGAACAAAAAAAGTAATGACAATCCGAAATTGGTCAGAGCTCTGGGTAAGTGAAAAGGACGAGAAAGCCGTTCATATTATTTCGGACAGTAAGCCCGAAAGTCTATTGGAAGCATGTCATGGCTTGATAAACGGAAAAGAGTCTCTCGTCGTATCGTTTGAAGAAGGCTTGAAGGTGCAAGAATGGATTGACAAGTTGTTGAAGTAA
- a CDS encoding DUF6944 family repetitive protein, with protein MKKHGEELIFSGAWVIVIGTIISAIGQTKETTTGTPKGAKLVAQGNAIEAFGNSLQALGNTELFLEEKEPFRMDNIIGCWLQAGGNSTNTVATEIEIHSSEEEGLRLNAVGSGVQGLGAVYEAVGAVAGKSPTKNLEATGNSLVALGAFLDAAGNISILNKLDISGETLELIGSWTQVIGACTELIALAIASNIELTQQKSYSYPYADVGYYWYEPNPYGMI; from the coding sequence GTGAAGAAACATGGAGAGGAGCTCATTTTTTCGGGAGCATGGGTAATTGTAATTGGGACAATTATCTCTGCTATAGGACAAACGAAAGAAACTACGACTGGTACTCCAAAGGGTGCAAAGTTAGTTGCGCAAGGAAATGCCATCGAAGCTTTTGGCAATAGCCTTCAAGCGCTGGGAAATACAGAATTATTTTTGGAAGAAAAAGAGCCATTCCGAATGGACAACATCATAGGATGCTGGCTTCAAGCTGGAGGAAACTCTACAAATACAGTTGCAACGGAGATTGAAATTCATTCTTCTGAGGAAGAGGGACTTAGGTTAAATGCAGTTGGAAGCGGAGTACAAGGTCTTGGTGCAGTATATGAAGCTGTAGGAGCTGTAGCAGGAAAATCACCAACAAAAAATCTTGAGGCAACGGGAAATAGCTTAGTAGCATTGGGAGCATTTCTTGATGCAGCTGGTAATATATCGATTCTAAATAAATTGGATATTTCAGGAGAAACGCTAGAGTTAATTGGAAGTTGGACACAGGTAATTGGCGCATGTACAGAACTTATTGCTTTAGCCATTGCATCGAATATCGAATTAACACAACAAAAAAGTTATTCTTATCCATATGCTGATGTAGGGTATTATTGGTACGAGCCGAATCCTTATGGAATGATATAG
- a CDS encoding alanine/glycine:cation symporter family protein, with product MEQLVGWLNNVLWSSPIIYLSLGVGVLFSIMTRFMQVRLVKDMVKLLFKGEKSDAGITSFQAMSVALSGRVGTGNIAGTATAIAFGGPGAVFWMWAIAFLGASTAYVESTLAQIYKVKQDGEYRGGPAYYFEKGIGKKWYGVLFAVSSILAMALLMPGVQANSIAAGLENAFGMNTMITAIIIVILLGFIIFGGIKRIANTAQFVVPFMAVGYVLVSLIVIALNVTELPNIFVLIFKSAFGMDAAFGGIVGMAISWGVKRGIYSNEAGQGSGAHAAGAAEVSHPAKQGIVQAFSVYIDTLIVCSATAFMILITGMYNTVRPDSTFIVKRLGDMQPGPGYTQSAVESVLPGFGAGFVAIALFFFAFTTIMAYYYIAETNIAYLTRKTKSKLPMLLVKIVLLGATFYGSIRTAAVAWDMGDIGLGIMVWLNLIGILILFKPSMIALKDYEKQKKEGKDPVFRPEQLGIKHADFWESEEYRKKYLK from the coding sequence TTGGAGCAATTAGTAGGATGGTTGAATAATGTGTTGTGGAGTTCACCAATCATTTATTTGTCGCTTGGAGTTGGAGTGTTATTTTCGATCATGACTCGCTTTATGCAAGTTAGATTGGTGAAGGACATGGTGAAGCTACTATTTAAAGGGGAGAAGTCAGATGCAGGTATTACTTCTTTTCAAGCGATGTCAGTTGCTTTATCTGGACGAGTAGGAACTGGTAATATTGCAGGAACGGCAACGGCAATAGCGTTTGGAGGTCCCGGAGCAGTATTCTGGATGTGGGCGATTGCTTTTCTTGGAGCAAGTACGGCATATGTGGAATCGACGTTGGCACAAATCTATAAAGTAAAGCAAGACGGGGAATACCGCGGAGGTCCTGCATATTATTTCGAAAAAGGGATCGGGAAAAAGTGGTATGGGGTGCTTTTCGCTGTTTCATCTATATTAGCAATGGCGTTGTTAATGCCAGGTGTACAGGCTAACTCGATTGCAGCAGGGCTTGAAAATGCATTTGGTATGAATACTATGATTACTGCTATTATTATTGTTATACTTCTTGGCTTTATCATTTTTGGAGGAATCAAAAGGATTGCTAATACTGCTCAATTTGTTGTGCCATTTATGGCGGTTGGGTATGTCCTTGTATCACTTATTGTTATTGCACTTAATGTTACTGAATTACCGAATATATTTGTCCTAATTTTCAAGAGTGCATTTGGAATGGATGCAGCATTTGGTGGAATAGTAGGTATGGCTATTTCGTGGGGTGTTAAACGAGGAATCTATTCGAACGAAGCAGGGCAAGGCTCTGGTGCACACGCTGCTGGTGCAGCTGAAGTTTCGCATCCAGCAAAACAAGGAATTGTCCAAGCATTTTCTGTTTACATCGATACGTTGATTGTGTGTTCAGCGACTGCTTTTATGATATTAATTACGGGAATGTATAATACCGTTCGACCAGATAGCACGTTTATCGTAAAGCGACTCGGCGATATGCAACCAGGTCCAGGATATACACAATCAGCTGTAGAATCGGTTTTGCCTGGTTTCGGAGCAGGCTTTGTCGCAATCGCATTATTCTTCTTCGCATTTACTACTATTATGGCTTACTATTATATTGCAGAAACAAACATTGCTTATCTGACAAGAAAAACGAAATCGAAATTACCTATGTTATTAGTTAAGATTGTATTATTAGGAGCTACTTTCTATGGAAGTATTCGGACAGCGGCTGTGGCATGGGACATGGGAGATATCGGCTTAGGTATAATGGTCTGGCTCAATTTAATTGGAATATTAATACTCTTTAAACCTTCTATGATTGCGCTAAAAGATTACGAGAAACAGAAAAAAGAAGGAAAAGATCCAGTATTTCGTCCGGAACAGCTTGGCATAAAACATGCGGATTTCTGGGAAAGTGAAGAATATCGTAAAAAATATTTAAAATAA